The following are encoded in a window of Campylobacterota bacterium genomic DNA:
- a CDS encoding ankyrin repeat domain-containing protein: MKKSFVFLVSFIGLLQPQAFAMMSVRDLADLPDLHKIAQLPSRLNSFIESSIEEAVKNGTNLNEVDSLGQTALHYAVRCCNVHMVNMLTKQEAIKNNIDLEDKTKHTALFYALQALQKNNNIEEKRAIVDSLLDAGAILNNEWLGFVQDQTTKAHIIKKQASLHP, encoded by the coding sequence ATGAAAAAGTCATTTGTTTTCTTAGTTTCATTCATCGGGCTCTTACAACCGCAAGCTTTTGCTATGATGTCGGTACGCGACTTGGCTGACCTGCCAGACCTACACAAAATTGCTCAGCTCCCCAGTAGGCTCAATTCATTTATTGAAAGCAGCATAGAAGAGGCAGTCAAAAATGGTACAAACTTAAATGAAGTTGATAGCTTAGGCCAAACGGCGCTACATTACGCAGTACGCTGTTGCAACGTACATATGGTCAACATGCTGACAAAACAAGAAGCGATTAAAAATAATATCGACCTGGAAGACAAGACCAAGCACACGGCCCTCTTTTATGCCCTCCAAGCTTTGCAAAAAAACAACAACATAGAGGAGAAACGAGCCATAGTAGACTCACTCCTTGATGCTGGAGCAATACTCAACAATGAATGGCTAGGATTTGTACAAGATCAAACAACCAAAGCACACATTATCAAAAAACAAGCCTCTCTTCATCCATAA
- a CDS encoding nucleotide sugar dehydrogenase, translating into MKRISIVGLGYIGLPTAIMVAQAGFEVLGFDIDRDKVNHINEGIPTIFEPEVAERLLNTLQKKSFKAFHDLQYADCFVIAVPTPFKDNKQADLSYVFQAAEMVGKRLMPGNLIILESTVPVGTTERLAAYLEEISGLKLGINFFVAYCPERVLPSNIFKEVVGNDRVIGGMCQRSCELAQSFYEKFVKGFLHVTDDKTAEMVKLVENSSRDVQIAFANQVDAMCRQAGIDPYYVIELANKHPRVNILSPTCGVGGHCIAVDPWFLIETFPQQTELLRLARTLNAQKPVSIIEKTLREVKKLRSLGSEKVRVLTLGLTFKPDVDDVRESPALQITQALNLHKDSISLQTYDPLLSKDYTTKLGFSAATDLFSAVEWADIVIILVKHKSFLLMPKNIFDDKIVIDTCGLMHALISKQTQKSHEAESEASFKSATSSM; encoded by the coding sequence ATGAAACGAATATCTATTGTCGGCCTAGGATACATCGGACTGCCAACAGCAATCATGGTCGCACAAGCAGGCTTTGAAGTTCTTGGTTTTGACATCGATAGAGACAAAGTCAATCACATCAATGAGGGTATCCCTACTATTTTTGAACCAGAAGTAGCAGAGCGACTTCTTAACACACTACAGAAAAAAAGCTTTAAAGCTTTCCATGATCTGCAGTACGCTGACTGTTTTGTCATAGCCGTACCAACACCATTTAAGGACAACAAGCAAGCTGACCTGTCGTATGTTTTCCAGGCCGCGGAAATGGTTGGCAAACGCCTCATGCCAGGTAATTTGATTATTTTGGAATCGACCGTTCCGGTTGGCACAACCGAACGGCTTGCAGCATATCTTGAAGAAATTTCAGGCCTTAAGCTTGGCATCAACTTTTTTGTTGCGTATTGCCCAGAACGAGTATTACCAAGCAATATCTTCAAAGAGGTTGTCGGTAACGACCGTGTTATTGGCGGCATGTGCCAACGCTCATGCGAACTTGCCCAGAGCTTTTACGAAAAATTTGTCAAAGGATTTTTACACGTTACTGACGACAAAACAGCCGAAATGGTCAAGTTGGTTGAAAACAGTTCCCGCGATGTGCAAATTGCATTTGCCAATCAAGTTGATGCAATGTGTCGTCAGGCGGGCATTGATCCATACTATGTCATTGAACTTGCAAACAAGCATCCTCGTGTCAACATCCTATCGCCAACCTGCGGTGTTGGTGGGCATTGCATAGCTGTGGATCCGTGGTTTTTGATTGAAACCTTTCCACAGCAAACTGAACTGCTCAGGCTGGCACGCACACTCAATGCCCAAAAGCCGGTCAGCATTATTGAAAAAACACTACGTGAGGTTAAAAAGCTCAGGTCACTCGGAAGTGAGAAAGTACGTGTTCTCACGCTCGGGTTAACATTCAAGCCCGACGTTGATGACGTACGCGAATCACCCGCACTACAAATAACGCAAGCACTAAATCTACACAAAGATAGCATCTCACTACAAACATACGACCCACTCCTTTCAAAGGATTACACCACCAAACTTGGCTTTAGCGCAGCTACTGATCTTTTTAGTGCTGTTGAATGGGCCGATATTGTCATTATTTTAGTTAAGCATAAGTCTTTCTTGCTTATGCCTAAGAATATTTTTGACGACAAGATTGTTATAGACACTTGTGGACTTATGCATGCATTGATCAGTAAACAAACACAAAAATCACATGAAGCTGAAAGTGAAGCTTCATTTAAATCAGCTACATCAAGCATGTAG
- a CDS encoding bi-domain-containing oxidoreductase produces the protein MKQIVLQKGKPTVADLAEPVCGPHEILVKVLFSFVSSGTELATINASKTSLLSKAINNVAQSAHKLSGAIKEHGVGGTVALVKEKMHTVMPIGYSCSGQVIGVGSKIENFMVGDYVACAGAGFASHAQIVSVPENLACKVSDSTTLRQASITTIGAIALQGIRRANLQLGQKVCVIGLGLLGQLTAQLAQQAGCDVIGVDIQQARLEQASQLGIGRTINSSTHDLAKEIAWATNHHGVDCTIITASAPFGSIIDNAMHITRRKGTVVLVGDVKLDFDREQFYTKEIDFLISCSYGPGRYDPSYELESNDYPYAYVRWTENRNMQLIVSMIEREKLKIDPLISGQYTLDSVEKAYQSLNENNALGIVFEYPNDFIPAHKTTACTQGKPRIYVAPPSTLNVACVGVGGFAKTKLLPLLASMPKTSIQAIVDVNSTHALTMKNVYNAAYTDNDIARIIADEQIHAVVIATPHYLHTQQALRLLGAGKAVFVEKPAAVNQEQLVALESFFQTTLDAPYCVDFNRSYAPFMQTVKQELATRSNPLMLYYRMNVNFLPKTHWIQSEQNRGNIIGEACHIFDLFNFLTDARPKTVSVQITQPRGNSIAITDNVSATVHMSDGSCCTLIYTCLGNSSAGKEYMELYFDGKTIIMNDFVKLSGFGTSRSCNTSAIRADKGHKQLLQAFFTTAHTWPAPLPIPIERILDTTRVSLAVDQLARQGGGTITFETESL, from the coding sequence ATGAAGCAGATTGTTTTACAAAAAGGCAAGCCAACTGTAGCAGATCTTGCCGAGCCAGTGTGTGGCCCACATGAAATTTTAGTTAAAGTCTTATTTTCATTTGTCAGCAGCGGCACTGAACTTGCCACAATCAATGCGTCTAAAACATCTCTTCTATCAAAAGCCATAAACAACGTAGCGCAAAGTGCACATAAACTTTCAGGAGCCATCAAAGAACATGGCGTTGGTGGCACGGTTGCTCTCGTTAAAGAGAAAATGCATACCGTCATGCCTATTGGCTATTCATGCTCAGGGCAAGTCATTGGAGTGGGCAGTAAAATTGAAAATTTTATGGTAGGTGACTATGTTGCCTGTGCTGGAGCAGGTTTTGCAAGCCATGCACAAATTGTTAGCGTACCAGAAAATCTTGCGTGCAAAGTATCTGACTCCACCACCCTCAGACAGGCAAGCATTACAACAATAGGCGCCATTGCTCTGCAAGGAATACGCCGAGCAAATTTGCAGCTTGGGCAGAAAGTATGCGTTATTGGGCTTGGACTACTTGGGCAACTAACTGCGCAGCTAGCACAACAGGCTGGATGTGATGTCATCGGTGTTGATATTCAGCAAGCGCGGCTTGAACAAGCAAGTCAACTTGGAATCGGTCGCACCATCAACTCAAGCACGCACGATCTAGCAAAAGAAATTGCCTGGGCTACCAATCATCATGGTGTTGACTGCACAATTATCACTGCGTCAGCCCCATTTGGTAGTATCATTGATAATGCCATGCACATCACTCGACGCAAGGGAACAGTTGTCCTGGTCGGTGACGTAAAGCTTGACTTTGACCGTGAGCAATTTTACACCAAAGAAATTGATTTTCTTATTTCCTGCTCATACGGACCTGGACGATACGATCCATCATATGAACTCGAAAGCAACGATTATCCTTACGCCTATGTTCGGTGGACCGAAAACCGCAATATGCAATTAATCGTCTCAATGATTGAACGTGAAAAACTCAAAATTGATCCGCTTATTAGCGGGCAATATACGCTTGATAGCGTTGAAAAAGCTTATCAAAGCTTAAATGAAAATAATGCACTTGGCATAGTATTTGAGTATCCAAATGATTTCATACCCGCACACAAGACTACTGCTTGCACACAAGGAAAACCTCGCATTTATGTTGCTCCACCCAGCACACTCAACGTTGCCTGCGTAGGGGTCGGCGGCTTTGCCAAAACAAAATTATTACCCTTGCTTGCTAGCATGCCAAAAACTTCAATTCAAGCAATTGTTGACGTCAATAGCACACATGCTCTAACAATGAAAAATGTTTATAACGCAGCCTACACAGACAATGACATTGCAAGAATAATCGCTGATGAGCAAATACACGCTGTTGTTATTGCAACACCACACTACCTGCACACCCAACAGGCACTCCGCCTGCTTGGCGCAGGCAAAGCAGTGTTTGTGGAAAAACCAGCTGCGGTAAACCAGGAGCAACTTGTCGCCCTTGAATCATTTTTTCAAACAACGCTTGATGCACCCTACTGCGTTGATTTTAACCGAAGCTATGCTCCATTTATGCAAACAGTAAAACAGGAGCTGGCAACTCGCAGCAACCCGCTTATGCTTTACTACCGCATGAACGTCAATTTTTTGCCCAAAACACACTGGATCCAGTCTGAGCAAAATCGCGGCAATATCATTGGAGAAGCGTGCCACATTTTTGATTTATTCAACTTTTTAACCGATGCTCGGCCTAAAACAGTTTCCGTTCAAATTACACAACCACGTGGTAACTCAATTGCCATAACAGACAACGTCAGTGCAACAGTGCACATGAGTGATGGCTCTTGCTGCACGCTTATCTACACGTGCTTGGGCAACAGCAGTGCCGGAAAAGAATATATGGAATTGTATTTTGATGGCAAAACAATCATCATGAACGATTTTGTCAAACTATCTGGATTTGGCACTTCACGTTCATGCAACACATCGGCAATACGGGCCGACAAAGGACACAAACAGTTATTGCAAGCATTTTTTACAACAGCACATACATGGCCTGCACCACTCCCTATCCCAATTGAACGAATTTTGGACACAACGCGCGTAAGTCTTGCCGTTGATCAGCTTGCTCGCCAAGGTGGCGGCACCATTACTTTTGAGACAGAATCGCTATAA
- the wecB gene encoding UDP-N-acetylglucosamine 2-epimerase (non-hydrolyzing), with protein MDKPIVIVVGTRPEALKLIPLYCALQKAQLPVLLCATFQHTTLLQQVFDLFSITPDINLNIMQHDQSLHYLTQAIIEKMGTLFKLHDPSLLIVQGDTTTAFASALATFYKAIPIAHVEAGLRSGKINNPFPEEMNRVMIGKIATYHFAPTNLNVANLLNEGISRDHIFLTGNTIVDTLLMICDKIKRDELSIDAPIKAHVAMCKKLNKKLILMTLHRRENFDGKLVGMLEAVKEFAQRYDDVNIIFPAHLNPNVQKALKTSMVDLVANITTIPPVAYKELVYILQHAHWVITDSGGIQEEAVSLGKPLLVLRNETERPELLWENAGRLTGTNKTKILQDLETIHTQDTINVARNTYGDGHACQRITSIIKNIILESAPQKNYTEQNIKPLPQRENTHFLSNH; from the coding sequence ATGGACAAACCAATTGTCATTGTCGTGGGAACGCGGCCAGAGGCCCTTAAACTAATCCCGCTCTACTGCGCTTTGCAAAAAGCGCAGCTACCCGTTCTTCTCTGTGCTACTTTTCAACACACTACCTTACTACAGCAAGTTTTTGATCTCTTTTCTATCACCCCAGACATCAACCTTAATATCATGCAACACGACCAATCGCTGCATTATCTGACTCAAGCCATCATTGAAAAAATGGGCACCCTCTTCAAGCTTCATGATCCATCGCTGCTCATCGTCCAAGGTGACACTACAACAGCATTTGCTTCTGCTTTAGCCACTTTTTACAAAGCAATCCCAATCGCCCACGTTGAGGCAGGACTGCGCAGTGGCAAAATCAACAATCCATTTCCCGAAGAAATGAACCGTGTCATGATCGGTAAAATTGCAACATACCATTTTGCACCAACAAACCTTAATGTCGCAAACCTTCTCAATGAAGGAATTAGCCGAGACCATATTTTTCTAACTGGCAACACTATCGTTGACACGCTTCTGATGATTTGTGACAAAATCAAGCGAGACGAACTCTCTATTGATGCGCCCATTAAAGCGCATGTTGCCATGTGCAAAAAACTCAACAAAAAACTTATTTTAATGACGCTGCATCGACGTGAAAACTTTGATGGCAAACTTGTAGGCATGCTTGAGGCTGTCAAAGAATTTGCCCAACGTTATGACGATGTGAACATCATTTTTCCTGCACACCTTAACCCCAATGTGCAAAAAGCACTCAAAACCTCAATGGTTGACCTGGTAGCAAATATTACAACAATACCCCCCGTCGCGTATAAAGAGCTTGTCTACATTTTACAACATGCACACTGGGTTATCACTGACTCTGGGGGCATTCAAGAGGAGGCAGTCAGTCTAGGCAAGCCACTACTTGTGCTCCGTAATGAAACCGAACGACCAGAACTTTTGTGGGAAAATGCAGGACGTCTAACCGGAACAAATAAAACAAAAATTTTACAGGATCTTGAAACCATACATACACAGGATACTATAAACGTAGCCCGTAACACCTATGGTGATGGACATGCATGCCAAAGAATTACTTCCATCATAAAAAATATTATACTGGAATCTGCTCCACAAAAAAATTACACTGAGCAGAATATAAAGCCCTTACCACAACGTGAAAATACGCATTTTTTGAGTAACCATTAA
- the mutL gene encoding DNA mismatch repair endonuclease MutL: protein MNKIKLLAPEQAAKIAAGEVIERPANIVKELIENSLDAQAKNIELHVKKAGKELIRVVDDGCGMSADDAKLSVVTHATSKITTLDDLEYVASFGFRGEALASVCAVSKLRIKTKLASEKKTALGLQLDYANGVLVNEQEVACSVGTDIAVNDLFYTTPVRKKFLKTDQTELSQLQLIFYAYALVRLDVSFKFFSEDRLVVNAPAVTNLKERAAQLWDHNFATQLLELAIDCEQQVKRPFQFMLRGMITNRHFWRYGKQQLFFFVNNRWVKNAELVKGILKGYENILPAGKYPAGFIFVDVDQGLIDVNVHPKKEEVRFVKPLVVQNALRDAVKKTLEVDVSRQLQPTTNVQPMMPFKQREQSEKLVHESLDQSLIRIPPIKPSKPDFLHEYVAQPQVPKAFLQYRQTEDNFQTSVSAGGDERISTSKMYQSHCAQPIEQEYNIIGQLFNTYILIEKDNQLLVVDQHAAHERVLYERWKGKFEKREGTALLFPHMVNLTSPQLDCVLAEQAFFATHGIELERLGQNTLSIKTCPPDLQKIDLKEFIREVGQFAQEHEELGQEELRKKLHEHVHSHMACKAAVKAGDRLTFDQMKRLLSELEQCPNRHQCIHGRPTIWSLEKAELEKHFRRR from the coding sequence ATGAATAAAATAAAGCTACTAGCCCCTGAGCAGGCGGCAAAGATTGCTGCAGGTGAGGTCATTGAGCGGCCTGCAAATATTGTCAAAGAATTGATCGAAAACTCCCTTGACGCACAGGCAAAAAATATTGAATTGCATGTCAAAAAAGCAGGCAAAGAGCTTATTCGTGTTGTAGACGATGGCTGTGGAATGTCTGCCGATGATGCCAAACTGAGTGTTGTGACACATGCGACAAGCAAAATTACCACGCTTGATGATCTTGAATATGTAGCATCATTTGGATTTCGTGGAGAAGCGTTGGCCAGCGTGTGTGCTGTTAGTAAGTTGCGGATAAAAACGAAATTGGCTTCGGAAAAAAAAACAGCCTTGGGGCTTCAGCTTGATTATGCTAACGGAGTTCTAGTAAATGAGCAGGAAGTTGCATGTTCTGTGGGTACTGATATTGCTGTTAATGATTTATTTTACACAACACCGGTTCGCAAAAAATTTTTAAAAACTGATCAGACTGAGCTTTCTCAGCTGCAACTTATTTTTTATGCCTATGCGCTTGTTCGTTTAGATGTTTCATTCAAATTTTTTTCTGAAGATCGTTTGGTTGTGAATGCTCCAGCTGTCACCAACCTTAAAGAGCGTGCAGCGCAGTTATGGGATCATAATTTTGCTACACAGCTACTTGAGCTTGCCATAGACTGTGAGCAACAAGTGAAGCGTCCTTTCCAGTTTATGTTGCGTGGCATGATAACTAATCGGCATTTTTGGCGTTACGGAAAACAGCAGCTTTTTTTCTTTGTTAACAATCGTTGGGTTAAAAATGCTGAATTGGTGAAGGGAATCTTAAAGGGGTATGAAAATATTTTACCAGCAGGAAAGTATCCAGCAGGATTCATTTTTGTTGATGTTGACCAAGGTTTGATTGATGTTAATGTGCACCCTAAAAAAGAAGAAGTACGCTTTGTAAAGCCACTTGTTGTACAAAATGCCTTACGTGATGCAGTAAAGAAAACGTTAGAAGTTGATGTGAGCAGACAGCTGCAGCCGACAACTAACGTACAGCCCATGATGCCCTTTAAGCAAAGAGAGCAGAGTGAAAAACTTGTGCATGAATCATTGGACCAGTCGTTAATAAGAATTCCGCCCATCAAACCAAGTAAGCCAGACTTTCTACATGAGTATGTTGCTCAGCCACAAGTGCCTAAAGCTTTTTTACAATATAGGCAGACTGAAGATAACTTTCAAACAAGTGTAAGTGCAGGCGGGGATGAGCGAATTAGTACCAGCAAGATGTATCAAAGTCACTGTGCCCAGCCTATAGAGCAAGAATACAATATTATTGGGCAACTTTTTAATACATATATTTTGATCGAGAAAGATAATCAGTTGCTTGTTGTTGATCAACATGCAGCTCATGAACGTGTGTTGTATGAACGATGGAAGGGTAAGTTTGAAAAGCGAGAAGGGACTGCATTACTTTTCCCCCATATGGTAAATTTGACCTCGCCACAGCTTGACTGTGTCCTTGCAGAGCAAGCGTTTTTTGCTACGCATGGTATTGAGCTTGAGCGACTTGGGCAAAATACCTTGAGTATCAAGACATGTCCTCCAGACCTACAAAAAATTGACTTAAAAGAGTTTATTCGTGAAGTCGGTCAGTTTGCGCAAGAGCATGAAGAGCTTGGGCAGGAGGAGTTGCGTAAAAAATTGCACGAACACGTTCATTCACATATGGCGTGTAAAGCCGCTGTAAAAGCTGGTGATCGTTTGACGTTTGATCAGATGAAACGTCTGCTGAGTGAGCTTGAACAGTGTCCAAACCGACATCAATGTATTCATGGACGTCCAACAATATGGTCACTTGAAAAGGCTGAGTTGGAAAAACATTTTAGAAGAAGATAG